The Aquila chrysaetos chrysaetos chromosome 16, bAquChr1.4, whole genome shotgun sequence genome has a segment encoding these proteins:
- the BUB1B gene encoding mitotic checkpoint serine/threonine-protein kinase BUB1 beta isoform X1, with translation MSQDCNDEWELSKENVQPLRQGRVMSTLQEALAQQETSTHTAVQLKRQEFESEIRFYSGDDPLDVWDRYIKWTEQTFPQGGKESNLAAILERAVKALNEQQRYYKDPRYLNLWLKFGDCCNEPLDLYSYLHSQEIGTTLALFYITWAEVLEARGSFKKADLIFQEGLQRKAEPLDKLLSHHRQFQARVSRQTLLGLEETADEKDTGLLGTAEPQRSSLADLKGRGKKKVRAPISRVGDALKATNQNRTFQTVTSQQFSNTPGFAVFDENSASGPEIPVPTPQPWTAPPAPRAKENELSAGPWNSGRRPRSSANSGIEVPCPLPSFTPYVEESAHQQVMTPCKIEPSINRVLSARKPEKEEDPLQRVQNYQQDTQEKKEVVMYCKDKVYAGVEEFSLEEIRAEIYRKKAKKKTEEEMQAIAQKKEEIQRKIEELEKKLKTKEDDKQQQLREQPTEITEASPPLGLQGLTFSCATEVGEKQPQLQSEFQVSQVTELHKPSCSEELIQSLDVCPDTQRGNVFLDSEDEQEDQRDEANLGNKDVGLLPPPNPATFFSIFDESSTLANENISCSADHIQKSARRPLAVRKPSDSLTAKENVPPEARDELNGIEPLSEDAIVTGSYKNKTICANPEDTCDFVRAAHLASTPFHGVLAQRVPAPAFSQSVLKEDCPESKSAPLNQETLVCEGVYNEARCVNKLSPIMEASLEDTRLSGSSVSSGSSLSSVTQISTIKYLQIPEKLELAQSLPAETVTDSGGISESITADDVTQFLWSAEQRKKLLDPMPESLTAAPDFHLETGVLPVMEFEKDIELGNETYCIKWEYWSNEEYKMVFAIPANFPQLDAKGFAIKVYYQPVPWDFYITLQLQERLNTDFDQSFSENCSCYLYQDGCAILHRDINRFTLGDVIRGCKSMTEEVILLVVYNLLGVVEKLHKAEIVHGDLNPEVFFLGDRICDPFANDEMTRALKIVDFSHSLDLRLQPRVSLPNSFPISQTPHGQQLLVKSSLPYQVDLVGIADIVHLMLFGVHVQVYQENSIWKISQNVSKTVDSDFWGKLFGRILNADGKSTVPLLRELREEISGMFDSCFQERLCESLAALGETFLLENFL, from the exons ATGTCACAGGACTGCAACGATGAGTGGGAGCTGAGCAAAGAGAATGTGCAGCCCCTCCGGCAGGGGCGTGTTATGTCCACCTTACAGGAAGCCCTGGCTCAGCAGGAGACCTCCACCCACACTGCTGTTCAGCTCAAAAGACA ggAGTTTGAATCAGAAATCCGATTTTACTCTGGAGATGATCCCCTGGATGTCTGGGACCG GTACATCAAGTGGACAGAGCAAACATTCCCTCAGGGTGGAAAGGAGAGTAATCTTGCCGCAATATTGGAAAGGGCAGTGAAAGCACTCAATGAACAGCAGCGATACTACAAAGATCCCCGCTATCTTAATCTCTGGCTCAAGTTT GGAGATTGTTGTAATGAGCCCTTGGATCTGTACAGTTACCTACATAGCCAGGAAATTGGTACAACACTGGCACTATTCTACATCACATGGGCAGAAGTACTTGAGGCTAGAGGAAGTTTTAAGAAAGCAGATCTGATATTCCAGGAAGGTCTTCAGCGCAAAGCTGAGCCTTTGGACAAACTCCTGTCCCATCACAG GCAATTTCAGGCTCGTGTTTCTCGGCAGACGCTACTGGGGCTTGAGGAAACTGCTGATGAAAAAGATACGGGTCTTCTGGGAACTGCAGAACCTCAGAGAAGCTCATTGGCAGATCTAAaaggcagggggaagaaaaaagtgagagCCCCAATTAGTCGTGTAGGAGATGCACTTAAAG CCACGAACCAAAACAGAACCTTCCAGACTGTAACTTCTCAGCAGTTTTCAAATACTCCAGGTTTTGCCGTGTTTGATGAAAATTCAGCTTCTGGACCTGAGATTCCTGTACCTACACCACAGCCGTGGACAGCACCTCCAGCTCCGCGGGCCAAGGAGAATGAACTAAGCGCAGGACCTTGGAACTCTGGAAGG CGTCCTCGCAGCAGTGCAAATTCTGGTATAGAAGTGCCCTGCCCACTGCCCAGTTTCACCCCATATGTGGAAGAGTCAGCTCACCAACAAGTCAT GACTCCCTGCAAAATTGAACCCAGCATAAACCGTGTTTTAAGTGCTCGCAAACCTGAGAAAGAGGAGGACCCACTACAGCGAGTGCAAAATTATCAGCAGGACactcaagaaaagaaagaggtggTGATGTACTGTAAAGATAAAGTTTATGCTGGAGTTGAagaattttctttggaagagaTCCGAGCTGAAATctacagaaagaaagcaaaaaagaaaactgaag aGGAGATGCAGGCCatagcacagaaaaaggaagaaatacaaaggaaaattgaggagctggagaagaaattaaagacGAAAGAAGATGACAAGCAGCAACAGCTGCGTGAACAG CCAACAGAGATAACAGAAGCTTCACCACCTTTGGGACTGCAAGGACTTACTTTTTCCTGTGCAACAGAAGTTGGGGAGAAACAGCCTCAGTTGCAAAG TGAATTCCAGGTCTCTCAAGTTACTGAACTACATAAACCATCTTGTTCTGAGG AGCTTATCCAGTCTCTTGATGTATGCCCAGATACACAAAGGGGAAATGTGTTTTTAGACTCTGAGGATGAACAGGAGGATCAGAGAGATGAGGCCAACCTTGGAAACAAAG atgtAGGTCTCCTTCCTCCACCCAATCCTGCTACATTTTTCTCCATATTTGATGAATCCTCTACTTTGGCAAATGAGAATATAAG TTGTTCTGCAGATCATATACAGAAAAGTGCCCGGCGCCCTCTTGCTGTTCGTAAACCTTCAGATTCTctaactgcaaaggaaaatgtaCCACCAGAAGCTCGT GATGAGCTGAATGGAATTGAACCTTTGTCTGAAGATGCAATTGTGACAGGCTCCTacaagaacaaaaccatttGTGCCAACCCAGAAGACACATGTGACTTTGTCAGGGCTGCCCATCTGGCCTCAACGCCGTTTCATGGGGTGTTAGCTCAGAGAgtcccagctcctgctttttCACAGAGTGTCCTGAAGGAAGACTGTCCAGAATCTAAGAGTGCACCTCTGAATCAGGAAACGCTGGTTTGTGAGGGAGTGTACAATGAAGCTCGTTGTGTAAATAAACTGAG CCCGATCATGGAAGCAAGCCTGGAAGATACTCGCTTGTCAGGTTCTTCTGTCTCCTCAGgatcttctctttcctctgttacACAAATATCTACTATTAAATACCTGCAAATCCCTGAGAAACTGGAACTTGCTCAGAGCTTGCCTGCTGAAACGGTTACTGATTCTGGAGGTATCAGTGAAAGCATTACTG CTGATGATGTAACACAGTTCTTGTGGAGCGCTGAACAGCGTAAAAAGCTTTTAGATCCTATGCCAGAATCATTGACTGCTGCTCCAGATTTTCATTTGGAGACTGGTGTTCTGCCTGTCATGGAGTTTGAGAAAGACATTGAGCTAG GAAATGAGACTTACTGTATCAAATGGGAATATTGGAGCAATGAAGAATACAAGATGGTTTTTGCCATTCCAGCCAACTTTCCCCAGTTGGATGCAAAGGGATTTGCAATAAAG GTGTATTATCAGCCTGTGCCTTGGGATTTTTATATCACACTTCAGTTACAGGAGCGTTTGAATACTGACTTTGACCAAAGCTTCAGTGAGAATTGCAGCTGTTACTTGTATCAAGATGGCTGTGCTATTTTGCACAGGGATATAAATCGCTTCACGCTTGGG GATGTTATTCGTGGCTGTAAGTCCATGACGGAGGAAGTTATCCTACTGGTTGTTTATAATCTTCTGGGTGTGGTAGAGAAGCTCCACAAAGCAGAGATTGTCCATGGAGATCTGAATCCAGAGGTGTTCTTTCTGGGAGACAG GATCTGTGATCCATTTGCTAACGATGAGATGACAAGAGCTCTGAAGATAGTGGATTTCTCTCACAGTCTAGATTTGAGATTACAGCCTCGAGTAAGTTTGCCCAACAGCTTTCCCATATCTCAGACCCCTCATGGACAACAGCTTCTGGTGAAAAGTTCTCTTCCTTATCAG